The Streptomyces vinaceus genome contains the following window.
GCCCGCAGCCGCTCCACGCCCAGGTCGATGTCCACGCCGGCTTCCTCCACCAGCCCGTCCGTGTACAGGGCGAGCACCGCGCCCGGCGCCAGCCGCAGCTCGGTCACCGGGTACGTGGCGCCGGCGTCGATGCCGAGCACCACCCCGCCCGGCAGGTCCAGCACCTCGGCCCGCCCGTCCGCGTGCCGCAGCAGCGGCTGCGGGTGCCCGGCCCGGACGGCCCGCGCCCGGCCGGAGACCGGATCGAGCAGCACGTAGCAGCAGCTGGCGAACTGGCCGGGGTCCAGACCGATCAGCAGCCGGTTGGTGCCCGCCACGACCTCGTCCGGCGCACCGCCGCCGATCGTGAAGGCCCGTACGGCGCTGCGCAGTTGGCCCATCGTCGCGGCGGCCGCCACCCCGTGGCCCTGCACGTCCCCGATCACCAGCGCGAGCAGGCCGTCGGCCGTCTCGACCACGTCGTACCAGTCGCCGCCCACGTCCATGCCCTGCGTGCCCGGCAGGTACCGGCCGACCGTCTCCACGTTCTCGCGCACCGGCAGCCGGTGCGGCAGCAGCGCCGCCTGCAGCCCGCGGGCCAGCGCCGCCTCGGTGTCGTAGCGCTGCGCCCGCTCCAGCGCCTGCGCGATCAGCCCGGCCAGCGCGGTGAGCACGGTGCGCTCCTCCGGGCTGAACCCGCGCGGCGCGTCGAATCCGAGGATGCAGGAGCCCACCGGTCGGCCCGAGGCTATCAGCGGCAGGAAGGCGCGGGCCCCGACGTGGGCGTCCAGCGGGATCCCCGGATAGGCGCTCGCCAGGTGCTCCATCGATTCGAAGAACATCGGCCGGCCCGTGGTCAGCGTCTCCACGCCCGGCAGCCGCACGTCGAGCGCGACCCCGTCGAAGCGGTCCAGGAAGCCCTGCGGGAAACCCGTCTCCCACGCCAGGTGCAGATGCCGCTCGTTGAGCAGGTAGATCGCCAGCTGGCGGCCGCCGAACGCGGGCAGCAGCTCCTGCGTGACCACCGCGGACACCTGCCGGGCCGTGACCGCCTCCGTCAGCGCGATCGCCAAGGACACCGGCCGGTACAGCGCCGAGGCCCGGTCCGCCGCCGAACCCGGGCCCGCTCCCGGCCGGTCCGCCGACCCCGGCGGGTAGCCGGGCGGCTCGGCGGCGTCGATCGTCACGGTCACCCCGTCCGCGCCCGGGCACAGCTCCACCGCCACCCAGTCCGCGTCCGGCTGCCGGCCGAGGCGGGCCGGGAAGCGCACCGGCTCACCGGACATGAACGCCCCGCGGAAGTGGTCCTCGTACGCGGGCTGCCCCAGCCAGGGCACGGCCTGCCACAGCACCCGCCCGCGCAGCTCCGGCGCGCCCAGACCCAGCAGGGCGGCGGCCGAGCGGTTGACGTAGCGGATCCTGCCCTCGCGGTCCACGGAGAGCACGGCGAGGGTGAGCCGCTCCAGGGCCTCGCGGGCCCCCTGCGCGGTGTCCGGCGGCGGTACGCCCACCGGATCGCCCGTCCAGGACACCGGCTCCCCGGCCCCGGCCCGCGCGGCGAGCTCCTCGGCCAGCCCGTCCGCGGCGGTCCGCAGCCGCTCGCGGTCGGCGGCGTCGACCGGGACCCCGGGGGTGGCGGGACGCAGGACGAACAGCACCCCGAACCGCTCCGGCCCGGCCATGACCGGCTCGTACAGCGAACCGAAGGGGAACGGCAGCCCGGCCATCAGCTGCGGGAAGCGCCGCATGGACACCTCCGCGTCGGGCAGGTGCACCGACTGGCCGGAGCGGTAGGCCTCGGCGACCGGGTACGGGCGGTTCACGTGCATACGCCACCAGGGCCGGAAAAGCCGCCCGGGCAGCCCCGAGACCACGGCCAGCAGCAGTGGTCCCTCGGCTCCCGAGCGCAGGTAGATGCCGCC
Protein-coding sequences here:
- a CDS encoding SpoIIE family protein phosphatase, whose translation is MTARPDSGPATDAMARVLARTCVDAVQAVGGFAGGIYLRSGAEGPLLLAVVSGLPGRLFRPWWRMHVNRPYPVAEAYRSGQSVHLPDAEVSMRRFPQLMAGLPFPFGSLYEPVMAGPERFGVLFVLRPATPGVPVDAADRERLRTAADGLAEELAARAGAGEPVSWTGDPVGVPPPDTAQGAREALERLTLAVLSVDREGRIRYVNRSAAALLGLGAPELRGRVLWQAVPWLGQPAYEDHFRGAFMSGEPVRFPARLGRQPDADWVAVELCPGADGVTVTIDAAEPPGYPPGSADRPGAGPGSAADRASALYRPVSLAIALTEAVTARQVSAVVTQELLPAFGGRQLAIYLLNERHLHLAWETGFPQGFLDRFDGVALDVRLPGVETLTTGRPMFFESMEHLASAYPGIPLDAHVGARAFLPLIASGRPVGSCILGFDAPRGFSPEERTVLTALAGLIAQALERAQRYDTEAALARGLQAALLPHRLPVRENVETVGRYLPGTQGMDVGGDWYDVVETADGLLALVIGDVQGHGVAAAATMGQLRSAVRAFTIGGGAPDEVVAGTNRLLIGLDPGQFASCCYVLLDPVSGRARAVRAGHPQPLLRHADGRAEVLDLPGGVVLGIDAGATYPVTELRLAPGAVLALYTDGLVEEAGVDIDLGVERLRAALAAAPPSPLTETADLLIGSAGGSADRPDDIALLLASRTGGRGAAP